From a region of the Oryza sativa Japonica Group chromosome 6, ASM3414082v1 genome:
- the LOC4340662 gene encoding plasmodesmata-located protein 6, translating into MSKRLAAALLVLCACATRARGADDYTAFVYAGCSQARYDAGTQYAADVDTALSALTNSAGYTAYANYTSPSAASGTGLVGVYQCRSDLPAAICGGCVRSAATKLASLCNSAAGAGVQLRACFVRYGNDSFLGRQDTTVLFKKCGGEGGSDTGVVAMRDAALGALVAAAAPAGDGSYRAGAAGYVQAMSQCVGDLGAKACTDCVSAASSQLKAGCGYASAGEVYLGKCYARFWSNAGTGDNNGGGISGGGGGIGGGGNGISGGGGAVGGGNGYAYGFVPHTYSDHDESGKTLAIIIGLVAAVALVIVFLSFVRRAGGVGGKS; encoded by the exons ATGTCGAAGCGtctcgcggcggcgctgctcgtgCTGTGCGCCTgcgccacgcgcgcgcggggcgccGACGACTACACGGCGTTCGTGTACGCCGGGTGCTCGCAGGCGCGCTACGACGCCGGGACGCAGTACGCGGCGGACGTCGACACCGCGCTCTCGGCGCTCACCAACAGCGCGGGCTACACCGCCTACGCCAACTAcacctcgccgtcggccgcctccgGCACCGGCCTCGTCGGCGTCTACCAGTGCCGCTCCGACCTCCCCGCCGCGATCTGCGGCGGCTGCGTCAGGTCGGCCGCCACCAAGCTCGCGTCGCTCTGCAACtccgcggccggcgccggggtGCAGCTGCGCGCGTGCTTCGTCCGCTACGGGAACGACTCGTTCCTCGGGAGGCAGGACACCACGGTGCTGTTCAAGAagtgcggcggcgagggcggcagcGACACGGGCGTCGTCGCCATGCGCGACGCGGCGCTCGGCGCGCtcgtggccgccgcggcgcccgccggcgacggctcgTACCGCGCCGGCGCGGCCGGGTACGTGCAGGCCATGTCGCAGTGCGTGGGCGACCTCGGCGCCAAGGCCTGCACCGACTGCGtctccgccgcgtcgtcgcagCTCAAGGCCGGCTGCGGGTACGCCTCTGCCGGCGAGGTGTACCTCGGCAAGTGCTACGCGCGCTTCTGGTCCAATGCCGGAACCGGGGACAACAACGGAGGCGgcatcagcggcggcggcggcggcattggcggcggcgggaatggcatcagtggcggcggcggcgctgtgggCGGAGGCAATGGATACGCATATGGATTTGTGCCGCACACGTACAGTGACCACG ATGAATCTGGGAAAACACTTGCAATCATCATCGGCCTCGTCGCGGCTGTCGCCCTCGTCATCGTCTTCCTCTCCTTCGTCAGAAGAGCCGGCGGTGTCGGTG GCAAAAGCTAA
- the LOC136357129 gene encoding uncharacterized protein, giving the protein MVFDIFVEPHCPQRVMRQFGLRQVFPGNVQPTVPPADHSLTRRGQLAGALWAPRVQQYVDDWVLATEEVINELFPHTEENYRDYLRWYLPRTRARVTFTPDAPEPHVAAVTDAYPTHRDRDYFVAADAARDISADITAVQVRLSRGLHLTDVEQRSTFDRMQEKMRAVMRVFSCRSAVDVVPPAGPVHPRPRGPTVGAGPRLSSSAPSFGAVRPTAPVSHGPRMPSSAFAGTTGASASSAGAFATSSGAFASSSSHGASIPHPHGTLLFINTVKYLYETDGPCPAGFAAGIFGTGASSSHAGRTGPTSQFYDDDLHGADHQDVLGSSQLGGAPEAHTQEQPEVTPVQAGRVGRAVPPDRLTYSQGHIRAQGRRDRGKRPRQ; this is encoded by the exons atggtgttcgacattttcgttgagcctcactgcccgcagcgtgtgatgagacagttcggacttaggcaggtgtttccgggcaacgtgcagccgaccgtcccccctgccgaccactc gttgactcgacggggacagctagcaggcgcactttgggctccacgtgtacagcagtacgttgacgactgggtgttagctacagaggaggtgatcaacgagctcttcccacacacggaggagaactaccgtgactaccttcgctggtaccttcctcgcactcgtgcgcgtgtgaccttcactccagacgccccagagccgcacgttgccgctgtcacggacgcgtatcccacgcaccgtgaccgagactacttcgtggcg gctgatgcggcacgggatatcagtgccgatatcaccgcagtccaggtgaggttgagcagaggtttgcacttgactgacgttgagcagaggtcgaccttcgaccggatgcaggagaagatgcgtgcggtcatgcgcgtcttctcctgccgcagcgccgtggacgtcgtacctccagctggtccggtacacccacggcctcgcggtcctaccgtcggagcaggacctcgtttgtcttcgagcgcccctagcttcggagcagtgcgacctacagcaccggtttcgcacg gacctcgtatgccttcgagcgcgttcgcaggcacgaccggcgcttccgcgagctccgcaggggcgttcgccacctcttcgggcgcgttcgccagctcttcctctcacggagcgtcgatccctcacccacacggtactttactttttattaatactgttaaatacctgtacgaaactgatggtccttgtccagcaggatttgcagccgggatcttcggtactggggcctcttcgtctcacgccggtaggactggtcctactagccagttctacgacgacgacttgcacggtgcagaccaccaggacgtactaggctcctctcagcttggaggagctccagaggcgcacactcaggagcagccagaggtcacacctgtacaggcaggacgggttggccgtgccgtacccccggaccgactcacgtactcccaggggcacattagggcgcagggtaggagggacaggggtaagaggcctcgtcagtag
- the LOC107276707 gene encoding potassium channel KAT4 — MTRQGSTSVTILPVTMSPAMAARSELLRPAFGEASPSLGRFVINPHSCSYRWWHMFLIMLVLYSAWASPFELSMEKAASIALVVTDLVVDVFFAIDIALSFFVAYRDTSTGLLITDRRKITMRYLKRPCFALDVASTIPLQIIYQLVTGKRQGLWGLLNLLRLWRLRRVSKLFARVEKDIRFNYLWTRLIKLLCVTLFALHFAACIYLWMAFNYKIKELTWIGSQIHSFEDRSVWFCYTCAVYWSITTLATVGYGDLHATNIGEMLFSIAFMLFNMGLTSYIIGNITNLVVRETSNTFKMRDMVQRVSEFGRMNRLPEAMREQMLASVQLRFRTDEQLQQEMLSELPKAVRSGVMKHMFKSAIESCYLFQGVSDSLIVQLVAEMKAEFFPPKANVILENETSTDCYIIISGEVEALTTLADGTEKHVKRIGPRGMAGEIGVMFSIPQPFTIRSRRLTQVVRISHIHLLQAVRPNTADGYIVFSNFIQYLESLKVQTKDVAFVSDHLWNGNSMVLRRATEVAVDESKEAAHKMLPCKEPKRVVIHEQLPNATSTALHPSPGKLVLLPDSMQELMKLSEKKFGKAVRGILTVEGAEVEDIEVIRDGDHLLFS; from the coding sequence ATGACAAGACAAGGCAGCACATCGGTGACAATACTACCAGTAACGATGAGCCCCGCCATGGCCGCTAGAAGCGAGCTTCTCCGGCCGGCATTTGGTGAAGCATCTCCTTCGCTAGGACGGTTTGTCATTAACCCTCACAGCTGCAGCTACAGGTGGTGGCACATGTTCCTGATCATGCTGGTGTTGTACTCGGCATGGGCATCGCCGTTCGAGCTGTCCATGGAGAAGGCAGCCTCCATTGCTCTTGTTGTCACAGACCTGGTGGTCGATGTCTTCTTCGCCATTGACATTGCCTTATCCTTCTTCGTCGCATACCGTGACACCTCCACCGGCCTCCTCATAACTGACCGCAGGAAGATCACAATGAGGTACCTGAAACGGCCGTGTTTCGCTCTGGATGTGGCCTCGACGATTCCTTTACAAATAATCTACCAGCTTGTGACTGGCAAAAGACAAGGACTGTGGGGGCTCCTCAATCTTCTCCGTCTTTGGCGACTACGGCGCGTCAGCAAGCTCTTTGCGAGGGTGGAGAAGGACATCAGATTCAACTATTTGTGGACCAGGCTTATCAAGCTCCTTTGTGTGACACTGTTTGCGCTGCATTTTGCCGCTTGCATCTACCTGTGGATGGCATTCAACTACAAGATCAAGGAGCTTACATGGATAGGCAGCCAGATCCATAGCTTTGAGGACCGAAGCGTGTGGTTTTGCTACACCTGTGCAGTGTACTGGTCCATCACCACGCTTGCCACGGTCGGCTACGGTGACCTACATGCCACCAACATTGGCGAGATGCTTTTCAGCATAGCCTTCATGCTTTTCAACATGGGCCTCACATCCTACATCATCGGCAACATCACCAACCTCGTTGTCCGTGAAACCTCCAACACCTTCAAGATGAGGGACATGGTGCAGCGGGTGTCGGAGTTCGGGAGAATGAACCGGCTGCCAGAGGCGATGAGGGAGCAGATGTTGGCCAGCGTGCAGCTCAGGTTCAGGACAgatgagcagctgcagcaggAGATGTTGTCAGAGCTGCCCAAGGCTGTGCGGTCGGGCGTCATGAAGCACATGTTCAAGAGTGCTATCGAGAGCTGCTACCTATTCCAGGGAGTCTCCGACAGCCTCATTGTGCAGCTGGTCGCGGAGATGAAAGCAGAATTCTTTCCCCCCAAGGCTAATGTTATCCTAGAGAATGAGACCTCGACGGACTGTTATATCATCATCTCTGGCGAAGTGGAGGCATTGACAACCCTTGCAGATGGGACAGAGAAGCATGTGAAGAGAATAGGACCTCGGGGCATGGCAGGGGAAATCGGGGTGATGTTCAGCATTCCGCAACCATTCACCATCCGGAGCAGGAGACTCACCCAGGTTGTCCGCATAAGCCATATCCATCTGCTTCAGGCTGTCCGGCCTAACACCGCAGATGGGTACATCGTGTTCTCCAATTTTATTCAGTACCTTGAGTCTCTGAAGGTGCAAACAAAGGATGTGGCTTTTGTCAGCGATCATCTTTGGAATGGAAACTCAATGGTTTTGAGAAGGGCAACCGAGGTTGCTGTAGATGAATCAAAAGAGGCCGCTCACAAAATGTTACCATGCAAAGAACCCAAACGGGTTGTTATTCATGAGCAACTTCCCAACGCGACTAGCACAGCACTGCATCCTTCGCCGGGGAAGCTCGTCTTACTCCCAGATTCGATGCAAGAACTGATGAAACTTTCAGAAAAGAAATTTGGGAAGGCCGTGAGAGGGATCCTCACTGTGGAAGGAGCCGAGGTTGAGGACATTGAAGTGATAAGAGATGGCGATCACCTGTTATTTAGTTAG